The stretch of DNA CAACGAGGGACCCGGTGAAATTGCATTAGCGGTAAAGATGCCGTTTACCCGCACCAAGACGGAAAGACCCCGTGCAGCTTTACTACAGCTTGGCATTGTGTCCGAGCCCGACATGTGTAGCATAGGTGGGAGACTTTGAAGCATTGACGCTAGTCGATGTGGAGTCAAAATATGAAATACCACCCTTGTCGTGCTTTGACACTTACCCAGCCCGTTATCCGGGTTGGGGACCGTGTCTGGTGGGTAGTTTAACTGGGGCGGTTGCCTCCTAAAGAGTAACGGAGGCGTTCAAAGGTTGGCTAACTTCGGATGGAAATCGAAGTGATAGTGTAAGCGCACAAGCCAGCTTGACTGCGAGACATACACGTCGAGCAGGTACGAAAGTAGGAGCTAGTGACCCACTATTGGAAAGTGGAATCGGTAGTGCTCAACGGATAAAAGCTACGCCGGGGATAACAGGCTTATAGCGCCCAATCGTCCACAGAGACGGCGCTGTTTGGCACCTCGATGTCGGCTCGTCCTATCCTGGGGCTGAAGCAGGTCCCAAGGGTTTGGCTGTTCGCCAATTAAAAGGGTACGCGAGCTGGGTTCAGAACGTCGTGAGACAGTTCGGTCCCTATCTGGTGTGGGCGTATGGAAAATTGAGGAAAGTTGCTCCTAGTACGAGAGGACCGGAGTGAACGAACCTCTGGTGTACCGGTTGTCGCGCCAGCGGCATGGCCGGGTAGCTATGTTCGGACGGGATAAGCGCTGAAAGCATCTAAGCGCGAAGCCTCTTCCAAGATTAGTTTTCCCCATTAGGCTCGTTATAGACTATGACGTTGATAGGCGCTAGGTGTACGCACAGTAATGTGTTCAGCCGAGGCGTACTAATAGCCAATTGACTTTTTCTTTGCGTGACATTGTGTGATGAATTCGTTCTTCATACAAGTCACAGCATGAGACGGCTAACACGCTCTTGAAGAGTGTTGTCGAAATAAGTCACGTTTGTATCTTATTCTCTATGTGTGCCAATGAGCATCGATCTGGTAGCTTTGATTTACATTGAGGAGACATCGGACCGGTGCTTATAGCGAAGAGGTTCCACCGGTTCCCATCCCGAACACCGAAGTTAAGCTCTTCTGCGGCGATGATACTGCTCTGCGGGAAAGTAGCGCGGTGCCGGATTTATCATGAAGACCAGGTCTTAGCCTGGTCTTTTTGTTTTTATTGATGAATTATGTAATGTAAGCACAAGCGACATGAGCCTATCTCTAATTGGCACAAGACCATTTAATACCTAGCCCCGCCGCCCCTTCCGTAGAATTTTAAGTAATTCTGTATGCATGTCATTATGCCTCATTGTTATATCTAAATTCGCATTCCTTAAGATGTAGGTTGAAATGGTCGTGCCTAAGACCTCGTAATTTGGATAGACGTACTTTTGCTACTCCCCAGAGGTTTTCAATGCCATTGATGTGATTCCTGGGATTAGCGTGGCTTACAAACTCATTCTCTCCATGGTTTACCCTGAAATGTTGCTTGTAGCCCCAATCTACTAAGCCATCGTAGGCCTTCCAGCCGTTACTGTAGACCGTAGAATCACCAGTTATCCTTTCTTGTATGATCTGTTTTAGCACATCTCTGGAAGCGTTCTTTGCGACTTGGGTGTACACGCTATCCCCACGTTTTATGAGCCCAAAGACAACAATCTTCTTACCGGCTCCGCGTCCGCGTACACCACGGACTCTGCGTGGACCAAAATAGCTTTCGTCTATCATCTTTTACCACTCAGAGGGCTTGTGGCATCACAGTAACGTACAATGCAGCTATGTATGTAGGTTATGCTTCGTTAATTGCTTACAGTTTAACATTATAATGTTTGCTATCTGAATAGCTGTTAAATCCTCGTAAAAGTAACGCGCAATCTCACGATACTTCTTATCTGAAATTCGGGGACGTTTCTGGTACCGGTCGCTCATCTGTTATCTAGCATAACATTTTGGAGTTAACTGGTCTTGTACCAAAACATATAGCACCAAGCCTTGGTGCTGGCCATGGTTGCTCAACTTCATCTGCGGCCTTAATTAGTTAAGGAATGTAGCATTCGAACATAAGACTATTGACTTTGAGTCAAATATGCCGTAAAATCCTGAAGCATAACTAATTACTCGAGTAAAATCGAAGAATTAGTGAGGAGTTTTACGCGTGCTGACCGTGGAGGGTCGGCCAAAAAGCAGGCGCACTCCAGTGATTATCAATAATCAGGAGATAAGCGAATGCCAGGAACAAAGAATGGTGGCATCAAAGCCGCTGAAACCAATAAGAAACGTTATGGTAAGTCTTTTTACCAGCGCATCGGCGCTATGGGTGGAAAGAAAAGCACTGGCGGTGGTTTTGCCGCTAACCCAGAGTTGGCACGAGAAGCCGGTCGCAAGGGTGGCTTGAAGAGCCGCAAGAATAAGACCGCTAAGCAAGCAGCTTAAAACTATCGCAAGCATACAAAAAGACGCCCCTCCGAGGGCGTCTTTTTGTATGAGGCATATTTGTTAAAGTCTTATGCGACGAACGCGCGCCTGTACGTCGGTTTTGACCTGCCATCGTGTATCGCAGAGAAAACATCGATACGTAATTGCATCGTCTTGGGTTGAGAAATTATTACAGGCGGGGCAGGTAGCGCGTTGGGTTAGCCAGGAAGCATAGGTTTGGAGACATGAGCGTAGGTATTCGTCGGGGATAGTAACACTATATTGTTTACAGAGCTGCGAGGTAAGGCCCCAGGCCTGAGTTTCTAGGGCAAATAGCTCGAGGTCAGTATTGTAGTGGAAATGCCCGAGCTGAGCATGTGCTATCTCATGGAGTAGGGCAATTTGCCCTTCGTTTTCACCTACGGTATCAGAATCGTAGTAAATGATCTCGTCGGCGGCGTCGTACAAGAAGTCATCACTTGCTTCAAATTGGAGGTCATTATAGCGCTCCTGTACACGTGTTAATAACGATTGTTTCACCCTCATCACTCTCTATCATACAGCGACTTTTAGTCTTCGGCGAGCGTAGCGTCAGCTGCAACTAATAGTGCTCCCAGCAGCGGGGCGTGCTCAGTATATTTTGCCTGGAGAATAGGTGGGAGTTGATAGAACGGTTGGTAGCTACGCATAATCTTTCGTACATCTTTTATGAAGCGCTTGTAGTGTACGCCCACGCCTCCACCAATGATGACGGCTTCAGGGTCGCTTGAAACAATCAAGTCATAGAGTCCGAGCGCGATATCTTGGCTGATCTCACGCCATATGCGGCGCGAACGGATTTGGCCGGCAATTCGGCCGTAGCGCTGCCGAATTGCGGTTCCGCTAGCAATTTGCTCGAAACGCTGCGTGGGGGTTTTGAGTAGGATGCGCCCGCCTTCGGGATTGTGAGGACTTGGCAACGCCTTGCCATCCAGGATGAGGGCCGACCCGATACCAGTAGATATTGTGACGTAGAGGATGAAGCGATACTTTTTTGCACTTCCCATGCGCGCCTCACAGATACCAGCAGCCGTTGCATCATGTACCAGAGTAGCTGGTACGCGGTATCGGGCATGTAGCCAGGGAATAATAGCCGCATTGTGCCACGGTATGTGTGTAGGCTTTGTCATAACCCCGCGCTTTGTATCGAGTGGACCAGGCGCTGTGACCCCAATAGCTGTAAACGGTGCACGGATTTGCCAGCGATCGATAATTTCTTCCATATGGTGGCGTGCTACGACAAAACTAGCCGGCGTCGGAATATCAATAGTCTCTCCAACGTGTTGAGGGTGGTTGGTCTTAGTAAGGCGTATCTTCGTGCCACCAATATCGACGCCAACATAGGTTGTCATCTCTTTCTATCATACGGCTCGGGGCGCGAAAACAAAACCCTTACGCTTGCTATCTAGCCACCAGGTGCTACAATCTGGGGTAAGTGTATTAATAAGGAAATATCAGCCATATGTTGAAAAATTCAACAGTTCGCATAATTCTCGCTGCCGCAGTAGTCGTCTTAATTGTTGCTGCAACTTTTGCATATGGGAATAGCCAAC from bacterium encodes:
- a CDS encoding ROK family protein produces the protein MTTYVGVDIGGTKIRLTKTNHPQHVGETIDIPTPASFVVARHHMEEIIDRWQIRAPFTAIGVTAPGPLDTKRGVMTKPTHIPWHNAAIIPWLHARYRVPATLVHDATAAGICEARMGSAKKYRFILYVTISTGIGSALILDGKALPSPHNPEGGRILLKTPTQRFEQIASGTAIRQRYGRIAGQIRSRRIWREISQDIALGLYDLIVSSDPEAVIIGGGVGVHYKRFIKDVRKIMRSYQPFYQLPPILQAKYTEHAPLLGALLVAADATLAED